Part of the Armatimonadia bacterium genome is shown below.
GCGGCCGTGCCGTGGTACGCAGCGGGCTGTACATGGCCACCCTGTCGGCGATGCGCCACAACCCCCAGATCAAGGCTTTTGCCGATCGGCTCCGCGCCAAGGGCAAGCCGGGCAAAGTAATCATCGTGGCTTGCATGCGCAAGCTGCTGACCATGCTCAACGCGATCCTGGCGCAAGGCGTACCTTACCACCACCCCACGCCCGAAACGGCTTGACAAACATCACAGTTACTCTCCACCAGTCGCCTGAGCCCCTCGCTTGTCCGCATGTCGTAGAAGATCAGGCTGACAACATCGCGCAGAGTCATGGCCTCGCCGCGAGCAGGGCCTCCCGGCTCGGGCAAGAGTGAATCCGGCGGGCCCAGGGAGAGCAGCCCGCGTCTACATGCGTCGATAACCACTTTCCGTCCGGCGTCCACTACGCTCTCAGGGCCCCACAGCATATCCCGATCGAGCCAGTCCCACGGGCGCAGGAAGCCGAAGGGCACTTCGAGTACCTCCCCGAGCAACTGGAGGAGCGTACCCGCGACCTCAGCCACACAGCCGTGGCACTCATAGAGGCGCAAGACGTCGGCACCAAGCGGCAGCTCTGCCCGATGCGCCAGCTCCCATAGCTGCCGCAGGTCACCGCGGCGGTTGCCAAGCCAGACCGGTAGACACTGAAGCCGGAACGGGAAGGGCGCAAGCGCATCGCTCTCGTCCGCCTCGGGAGCCCCCGAGATGTCTGAGACTGGATACGGCACATAACGGGCCGCGGGATCGCCCAGCAGCCAGAGCAGGAAGCGTGGCATGTCCCAGGGGTAACGCCGGTCAACGCGTGCAATGCTTGGCGCGCAGGCGCGTCCCGCTTCGGCCAGCGCCATCTCCGGGCCAAACCGCAACCCGGTGTTCCAGGCACCCTCTCTGATCGCGCTCAGGAGTGCGTGTCCCGGCCTGGGGTCGCGCGAGGCGCACGCCGTCTCTGGCGGTAGCGCGGTCTTGCGGGATGGGGGGATGGTGACTCCCAGCTCCACCTTCCACCACGGCTCATCACTGACGTCCGCCAAAGCCGTATCTGCGGTGAGGTTCCCCGCGTCGCACCACAAAGCGATGCGCAGGGCCCTCATGAGGACCACCAGACAGAAGGCCTCCACGTGCTCCTGATCACCCGCCCTGTCGGCGATGTAGCGGGGCGCACGTGGGCGACGCATCATGGCGTTACCTTCTCCTCCGGAGGTTGCGGACGCATGGCGCACGGCATTGTCTGCTGAGATCACCCGAAGGGTGCCAGGAACCGTCCGGCAGACAACAGCCTGACAAACCGCACTCCGAGTACCTCCTCGTGGGTGACCCGTTGCTCTGCTGGTCTGCCTCAAGCGCCTTCCGGCATGCCTCGCCGGAACGCTCTCCTCATCGCCCGCCACGTCTTGGGTCGCCAGCGGGCGTACTGCACCGGCCTCTTGCGCCAACTGTCCCGAATCCGCGGATCAGCACCGGCAGCCAGCAGGCCTCGCACGACCTCCAGCTTCCCTCGCAGGACAGCCCAGTGCAGCGGCGTCTGGCCCCGGTTGTTGACCGCGTTGGCGGCAGCTCCCGCTTCCAGCAGAAGATGCAGCACCTCGGCACTCCCGGCCGCGTGCAGAGGCGTGGTTCCCTCGTCATCCGAGGCCGTTGCGTCGGCCCCGGCCCTGAGCAGCGCCTGCACCGTGCCCACGTCATCACGCCACACCGCAGCGTGCAGCGGAGTGCCTCCCGGCTCCCCGTACGCCCGCTGACTGCCCCTCTCGGCGAGCGCCTCCCTCGTGATCGCCAAAGTGCCCCAGGGATGCCGTGGGGGCCCCCTGAACGTGCCGCAGGCCCCTGGATCCGCACCCGCCGCAAGGAGCGCAGCCGCGCCGGCACCACTTCGGACCACGTGTAGCGGCGTCATCCCAGCGCTGTCGCAGGCGGTGGGATCCGCACCCGCCGACAGGAGCGCACGTATGGCGTCGGGGTCATGCGGGCGGTGGAGAGGCGTCCTGTCCCAGTGATCGCGCGCTGTGGGGTCTGCGCCCGCTGCCAGAAGGGCGGCCACGCCGCTGCCGGTCTGGACCGTGTGCAGCGGGGTCTGGCCCTGACTGTCGCGATCCATAGGGCCTGCTCCGGCGGACAACAGGAGCTCGACCTGCTCTGCCTCACGCACGCAGAAAAGCGCGGTCTGGTGGTAGCAGTTGCGCTTGTTGAGGTCGGCGCCCGCAGACTCCATCGCCTCCAGGTCCGCCATCGTCCCGTGCGCGACGGCCCAGTGAAGCGGATCCCAGGGCGGGCCCCACGAGCAGAGGGCCTCTGGGTCTGCGCCACGCCTCAGCAGCAGCCGGGCCATCTCCCAGTCCTCTCTCCGCAGCGCCAGGTGAAGAGCGGTGTCGCCCGGGAGGACCCCTGCTCTGCGCCAGAGCATGGCCTTCGCCTCCGTGCTCACGCCGTCGTCAAGGGCCGCCTCGGCCGCACCGAGGTCACGCTCGATCACAGCCCGGTGCAACGCCGTCAGACCGTGACCACGCCACCAGGCCCACAGTCGCCACACGCCTCTCCCGACCACAAAGTCTAGCAGGACGAGAGCGAACAGGAGGCCAAGGGCCAGATCCTTGAACCTGAGGGACGCCGGCAGCAGGAGCACTGGGAGGAGCGCGAGGGCAGCGATGGCACAGGGCGGAACGACTGAGCGCTCGCCACCCAGACCCCGACCTGTGGTAAGCAGGCGCCAAGTGCTGATGCGCGCTGCCACGACATAGGCAGCGAACAGCAGGAGCAACGCGCCCAGAATGGGGTCACAGATGTTGCTCAGCATTGCGTCTCTCGCGCCCTGGAACCCATGCACGAAGACGGCAACCCACTCCTCACGGCACCTCCGGCGTTGCATCTGGCGGTGGTGTTGTGGGAAGTGGCTTGTCCTTTGCTCCGCCGCCCAAGCCCTGAATGGCGCTCGCAAGAGGGGTTCCTGGATGCTTCGCGTGCAGGGCCGAGAGCGTGCTCCACCCCTCCTTCGCACGATCGCTCTGACAGTAGGCGTGCCACACCCAGTCGACTGCCCTCTCAGCGCCTCGTCCCCCGGAGTGGTGCCTCGCATAGTGTGCAAACTGATCGACGGCCTCCTGGTACCGACCGGCACGCGTCAGGTACGCTACACGGTAGGATTCATAGCCGGCCGCCCAGGGCTCATCCCACTGTCCTGACAGGCCCTCGTCGAGTGCGGCTACCGCCGCACCGGGGCGCTTCTGGAAGTGGCACACGAGAGATGCACCATAGGCGGCTCGTGCCGCCTGCTGCGCGTTGCCATAGGCCTGTGCTGTCTTTCGGTACTTCTCGCATGCCTCCAGCGCATGCTCCCACGTGTCCCGGGGTCGGCCGTGTAGGGCACCGATGGTCAGAACGGCCACCTCAGCGCGGTGCGCACGCCATCCCACATCGCTTCCCCTTCGCGTGACCTCAAGACATCGGACGACGAGCAGTGCCACCTCATCGTGGTCGGCCGCCGAGGCCCAGACGCAAGCGTTGACACCCAGGCTGGTACATGTCACGAGCACAGCTTGGAGTGCCACGAGGGAGATGGCAACTGTGAACCCCGTCCAGCGACGCGAAGGCAAGCGTCTCGTCTCGTCGGTCATGTCTTCGCCCCTTCGGTGTGGCTACTCCTCGCGGTTCACGAAGGCTTGGCACTTCATCTTTGCCCTGTCGATCTCCTCGATCTTCCTCACTTCCTCTTCTGTGAGATCCTGTGTGTTCACCAGTATTTCCACCTGCTTCGAGTACCCTACGAGAGCCACACACCCGGCAGCGGCCTTCGGGGCGGCGCACGCGGCTGGAGACAGACCATCGTTAATGTAGGTCACCCAAGAGAGAATCCAGTCAAGGAAGGTGCGAAGCCACTTAGGCATCTTTCCGGACGGATCAGCTACGGAGACGGGAGCTCCCCCGACGTACGGGTAGAGGCCAGGCAAGGGCAGAGGCGCTAGGTCCAAGGCGACCAACTCCGTGGCAGATGACCGACTCAGCCAGTCTCGCGGATCGTCGGAGGACCTATCGAGTAGGTTCCTCCAGTAGGCCCTCGTTGCCGCGACCGCGGATCTGAGTGGCTTCTGGGACCTTGTCCCAAGCCCCACTGGGTCCCTGCTCAGGAATCTGCCGGTTGCAGCGTCGTACCATCGATGCCA
Proteins encoded:
- a CDS encoding transposase; protein product: GDRSACVIIAFLPELGQMNRKEAAALVGVAPFNCDSGEHRGTRHIWGGRAVVRSGLYMATLSAMRHNPQIKAFADRLRAKGKPGKVIIVACMRKLLTMLNAILAQGVPYHHPTPETA
- a CDS encoding ankyrin repeat domain-containing protein; its protein translation is MLSNICDPILGALLLLFAAYVVAARISTWRLLTTGRGLGGERSVVPPCAIAALALLPVLLLPASLRFKDLALGLLFALVLLDFVVGRGVWRLWAWWRGHGLTALHRAVIERDLGAAEAALDDGVSTEAKAMLWRRAGVLPGDTALHLALRREDWEMARLLLRRGADPEALCSWGPPWDPLHWAVAHGTMADLEAMESAGADLNKRNCYHQTALFCVREAEQVELLLSAGAGPMDRDSQGQTPLHTVQTGSGVAALLAAGADPTARDHWDRTPLHRPHDPDAIRALLSAGADPTACDSAGMTPLHVVRSGAGAAALLAAGADPGACGTFRGPPRHPWGTLAITREALAERGSQRAYGEPGGTPLHAAVWRDDVGTVQALLRAGADATASDDEGTTPLHAAGSAEVLHLLLEAGAAANAVNNRGQTPLHWAVLRGKLEVVRGLLAAGADPRIRDSWRKRPVQYARWRPKTWRAMRRAFRRGMPEGA